A DNA window from Fragaria vesca subsp. vesca linkage group LG3, FraVesHawaii_1.0, whole genome shotgun sequence contains the following coding sequences:
- the LOC101293270 gene encoding putative MO25-like protein At5g47540-like: MKGLFKSKPRTPADVVRQTRDLLIYAQRGGTDSRESKREEKMAELSKNIRELKCILYGNSESEPVSEACAQLTQEFFREDTLRLLITCLPKLNLEARKDATQVVANLQRQQVHSKLIASDYLEANIDLMDVLIQGYGDTDMALHYGAMLRECIRHQSVARYVLESQHMKKFFDYIQLPNFDIAADAAATFKELMTRHKSTVADFLSKNYDWFFAEYNSKLLESTNYITRRQAVKLLGDILLDRSNSAVMTRYVSSRDNLRILMNLLRESSKSIQIEAFHVFKLFAANQNKPADIVGILVANRSKLLRLFADFKIDKEDEQFEADKAQVVREIAALEPKE; this comes from the exons ATGAAGGGTCTCTTCAAGTCTAAGCCCCGCACGCCGGCCGACGTGGTGCGCCAAACCCGCGATCTCCTCATCTATGCGCAGCGTGGCGGTACCGATTCCCGCGAGAGCAAGCGTGAGGAAAAG ATGGCAGAGCTGTCTAAAAACATTAGGGAGTTGAAGTGCATTCTGTATGGGAACAGTGAGTCGGAGCCTGTTTCGGAAGCTTGTGCGCAATTGACGCAGGAGTTTTTCAGGGAGGACACGCTCCGTCTTCTGATTACGTGTCTTCCGAAACTGAACTTGGAG GCAAGGAAAGATGCCACTCAAGTTGTTGCCAATCTACAGAGGCAACAGGTTCACTCCAAGTTGATTGCATCCGATTACTTGGAAGCAAACATTGATCTAATGGATGTTTTGATCCAAGG GTATGGAGACACAGACATGGCTTTACATTATGGTGCAATGCTGAGAGAGTGCATACGCCACCAAAGTGTTGCTAG ATATGTTTTGGAATCTCAACACATGAAGAAGTTCTTTGACTACATACAGCTTCCAAATTTCGATATTGCAGCAGATGCTGCTGCAACTTTTAAG GAACTCATGACAAGGCATAAATCTACAGTAGCAGATTTTTTATCCAAGAATTATGACTGG TTCTTTGCGGAGTATAACTCAAAGCTGTTGGAATCCACCAATTACATTACCAGACGACAAGCTGTCAAG CTGTTAGGAGATATTTTGCTGGATCGTTCGAACTCAGCTGTAATGACTCGATATGTGAGCTCAAGAGACAATTTGAGGATCCTTATGAATCTTCTCAGA GAGTCAAGCAAGAGCATCCAGATCGAAGCATTTCATGTTTTTAAG CTATTTGCTGCTAACCAAAATAAACCTGCTGACATTGTGGGCATACTTGTTGCAAATAGAAGCAAACTTCTACGGCTGTTTGCTGATTTTAAAATTGATAAAG AGGATGAACAATTTGAGGCAGACAAAGCTCAAGTAGTAAGAGAGATTGCTGCCTTGGAACCAAAAGAATGA
- the LOC101293560 gene encoding inositol monophosphatase 3-like, translating into MAENDSLALFLASAVDAAKKAGQLIRKGFYEIKHVEHKGQVDLVTETDKACEELIFNHLKQLYPTHKFIGEETTAACGVTELTDDPTWIVDPLDGTTNFVHGFPFVCVSIGLTIGKIPTVGVVYNPIIDELFTGIRGGGAFLNEKPIKVSSQSELVKSLLATEAGTKRDNLTVDATTGRLNSLLFKVRSLRMTGSCALNLCGIACGRLDLFYELGFGGPWDVAGGAVIVTEAGGSVYDPSGKDFDITSQRVAASNPLLKDAFVKALQESE; encoded by the exons ATGGCTGAAAATG ATTCGCTTGCTCTGTTCTTGGCCTCTGCAGTTGATGCGGCCAAGAAAGCTGGACAG CTAATTCGAAAAGGGTTCTACGAGATTAAGCATGTGGAGCATAAAGGCCAG GTGGATTTGGTCACAGAAACTGATAAGGCGTGTGAAGAGCTCATATTTAATCATCTCAAGCAGCTGTATCCCACACATAAG TTCATTGGGGAAGAAACTACTGCTGCTTGTGGTGTAACGGAGCTGACTGATGATCCAACATGGATAGTGGATCCCCTGGATGGCACCACCAACTTTGTCCATGG GTTCCCTTTTGTCTGTGTCTCAATTGGTCTTACTATTGGAAAGATTCCAACAGTTGGTGTTGTTTATAATCCAATTATTGATGAG CTTTTTACTGGTATCCGTGGAGGAGGTGCATTTCTGAATGAAAAGCCTATAAAAG TGTCATCTCAAAGTGAACTTGTGAAGTCTCTCCTTGCAACTGAG GCTGGAACAAAACGTGATAATTTAACTGTGGATGCTACTACAGGGAGACTAAATAGCTTGCTTTTCAAG GTGAGATCGCTCCGGATGACTGGCTCTTGTGCACTGAACCTCTGTGGGATTGCATGTGGGAGGCTTGATCTTTTTTATGAACTCGGCTTTGGGGGTCCTTG GGATGTGGCAGGTGGTGCTGTGATTGTTACAGAAGCTGGAGGATCTGTGTATGACCC ATCCGGTAAGGACTTTGACATCACATCGCAAAGAGTAGCAGCATCTAACCCTCTGCTTAAGGATGCCTTTGTTAAGGCTTTGCAGGAATCAGAATGA
- the LOC101293854 gene encoding uncharacterized protein LOC101293854: protein MAAMLKLLIAFCALVSLSSFSDAQTTCSSYNKFTSNRVFTSCSDLPSLNAFLHWTFNQSTGNLKMAYRHTPSTSTNWVAWAINPDLTKSQKAMIGAQALVAIPQTSGAPSLRMSSITGYDTSLANGSLSYVVTDLSGEVQSGEVIIYATWTLPTNTTSILQVWQEGPVASGTPQAHAIAVANLNAQGTLDLLSGTTASSGGASSTLKKKNIHAVLNVVSWGILMPFGAMVARYLKTFKAADPAWFYLHAGCQTSAYIVGVAGWATGIKLGSDSAGIQYDTHRNIGITLFCIGTLQVFALLLRPNKDHKFRFYWNIYHHVTGYLVITLSIVNIFEGFDILKPDKKWKNSYIGLIIALAVQAALLEAYTWYVVMKRKKAEKAPHGVNGVNGYGA, encoded by the exons ATGGCAGCCATGCTCAAGCTTCTCATAGCTTTCTGTGCTTTGGTCTCTCTATCTTCCTTCTCAGATGCCCAAACTACATGTTCCAGCTACAATAAGTTCACCAGCAACCGAGTCTTTACTTCCTGCAGCGACCTCCCGTCCCTCAACGCCTTCCTCCACTGGACCTTCAACCAGTCCACCGGGAATCTCAAGATGGCGTACAGGCACACGCCATCCACATCCACCAACTGGGTCGCCTGGGCCATCAACCCGGACCTCACCAAGTCCCAGAAGGCCATGATCGGCGCCCAAGCTCTTGTTGCTATTCCTCAAACCAGCGGGGCTCCCTCACTCCGCATGTCTTCGATCACCGGATACGACACGTCGTTGGCCAACGGGAGCTTGAGTTACGTTGTGACCGACTTGTCGGGTGAGGTTCAGAGCGGAGAGGTGATCATCTACGCCACTTGGACCCTGCCGACGAATACCACGTCGATTCTTCAGGTTTGGCAGGAGGGTCCGGTTGCGAGTGGGACCCCACAAGCACACGCAATTGCTGTGGCTAATCTTAATGCTCAGGGGACTTTGGACTTGCTTTCCGGCACGACTGCCTCTTCCGGTGGAGCCAGCTCCACACTCAAGAAGAAAAAC ATTCATGCAGTGCTAAATGTTGTGAGTTGGGGTATCTTGATGCCTTTTGGAGCCATGGTAGCAAGGTACTTGAAGACATTCAAGGCTGCAGACCCGGCATGGTTTTACCTCCACGCCGGTTGCCAGACCTCTGCCTATATTGTTGGTGTTGCTGGATGGGCAACTGGTATTAAACTCGGTAGCGATTCTGCTGGTATCCAATATGACACTCACAGAAACATTGGGATTACTCTCTTCTGCATTGGAACACTTCAG GTGTTTGCTTTGCTTCTGAGACCCAACAAGGATCACAAGTTCAGATTCTACTGGAATATCTACCATCATGTGACAGGGTATCTTGTCATCACTCTCAGCATTGTCAACATATTCGAAGGATTTGACATCTTGAAACCAGACAAGAAGTGGAAGAATTCATACATTGGCCTCATCATTGCTTTGGCTGTCCAAGCTGCTTTGTTGGAAGCTTACACATGGTATGTTGTAATGAAGAGGAAGAAGGCTGAAAAGGCGCCCCACGGCGTGAATGGTGTCAACGGCTATGGTGCTTAG
- the LOC101294147 gene encoding U-box domain-containing protein 4-like: MVSLEDSHSGSNHFPLTRNFYSPSSTRIHRNTGRSMRTIRSNFYQEDQSCCSFAERSPFVSENLTDSVVDMRLGELALRTSTSSGKSTAASAEEFLQLSQAFSDFSACSSDISGELQRLACLPSPENAPRSESEPEPCEGFLQRENFSTEIIESISPEDLQPTVKICVDGLHSPSIAVKQSAAAKLRLLAKNRADNRALIGESGAVPALIPLLRCSDPWTQEHAVTALLNLSLHESNKAIITNAGAIKSLVYVLKTGTETSKQNAACALLSLALMEENKSSIGACGAIPPLVSLLISGSMRGKKDALTTLYKLCSIRPNKERAVSAGAVKPLVALVADQATGLAEKAMVVLSSLAGIEEGKEAVVEEGGLAALVEVIEDGSVKGKEFAVLTLLQLCTESVRNRGLLVREGGIPPLVALSQSGTVRAKHKAETLLGYLREPRQEASSSSP; encoded by the exons ATGGTTTCTCTGGAAGATTCTCATTCCGGGTCGAACCATTTCCCTCTGACCCGGAACTTCTACTCTCCGTCGTCTACCAGGATTCACCGGAACACCGGCCGGTCCATGCGGACAATCCGGTCGAATTTCTACCAGGAGGATCAGAGCTGCTGCTCCTTCGCCGAGAGATCGCCGTTCGTGTCTGAGAATCTGACCGATTCCGTTGTGGACATGCGTCTCGGCGAGCTGGCCCTGCGCACCTCCACCAGCTCCGGCAAGTCCACCGCCGCGTCCGCCGAGGAGTTCCTCCAGCTCTCCCAAGCCTTCAGCGACTTCTCCGCCTGCAGCAGCGACATCTCCGGAGAACTGCAGCGGCTCGCCTGCTTGCCGTCGCCGGAAAACGCGCCGAGATCGGAGTCGGAGCCGGAACCGTGCGAGGGGTTTTTACAGAGGGAGAATTTCTCCACTGAGATTATCGAGAGCATTTCGCCGGAGGATCTCCAACCGACGGTCAAGATCTGTGTGGACGGGCTTCATTCACCGTCGATTGCCGTCAAGCAATCCGCTGCGGCCAAGCTGAGGCTTCTGGCTAAGAACCGAGCTGATAATCGGGCTTTGATCGGCGAGTCAGGTGCGGTGCCTGCTCTGATTCCTCTGCTCCGGTGCAGTGATCCTTGGACTCAAGAACACGCTGTAACTGCTTTGCTCAACCTATCGCTTCACGAATCAAACAAGGCTATAATCACCAATGCCGGAGCTATAAAGTCGTTAGTGTATGTACTCAAGACCGGAACGGAGACCTCTAAGCAAAACGCAGCTTGTGCTCTTCTGAGCTTGGCGTTAATGGAGGAGAACAAGAGCTCAATCGGAGCTTGCGGAGCTATTCCTCCTTTGGTTTCGCTGTTGATAAGTGGATCCATGAGAGGAAAGAAAGATGCTTTGACGACTCTGTACAAGCTCTGCTCGATCAGGCCTAATAAAGAGAGGGCAGTGAGTGCCGGAGCGGTGAAGCCTTTGGTGGCGCTTGTGGCGGACCAGGCGACTGGCTTGGCGGAGAAGGCGATGGTGGTGCTGAGTAGCTTGGCTGGAATCGAGGAGGGGAAGGAGGCTGTTGTTGAGGAAGGTGGGCTTGCAGCACTTGTGGAAGTGATTGAAGATGGTTCAGTGAAAGGGAAGGAATTTGCGGTTCTGACGCTGTTGCAGCTGTGTACTGAGAGTGTGAGGAATAGAGGGTTGCTAGTCAGAGAAGGAGGGATTCCGCCTTTGGTTGCGCTTTCGCAGTCTGGGACTGTTAGAGCTAAGCACAAG GCTGAAACGCTTCTTGGGTATCTGAGAGAGCCGAGGCAAGAAGCGTCCTCTTCAAGTCCTTAA
- the LOC101313005 gene encoding inositol transporter 4-like, with translation MVEGGAHPSSKTEFTECWKTTWRTPYIMRLALSAGIGGLLFGYDTGVISGALLYIREDFDEVDKKTWLQETIVSMAVAGAIIGAAIGGWMNDALGRKKSILIADVVFFVGAIVMAAAPVPWVIIIGRIIVGLGVGMASMTAPLYISEASPHRIRGALVSTNGLLITGGQFLSYLINLAFTKTPGTWRWMVGVAGLPAVVQFILMLSLPESPRWLYRDNKADEARAILAKIYPAEEVDDELKALQESVEFEKSEEGAIGKTMLQKVKSCFGNTVVRRGLYAGITVQVAQQFVGINTVMYYSPSIVQFAGFASNQTAMALSLVTSGLNVVGTLISMCFVDRYGRRRLMIISMFGIISCLIVLAGVFYYAASHSPTVSHLESNHFGTNTTCPAYVSAPNPAAWDCMTCLKYTDCAFCSIRGQNLAPGACLAANDQIRGQCRGEHRVWYSKGCPSKIGILAVILLGLYIIVYAPGMGTIPWIVNSEIYPLRYRGTGGGIAAVSNWTANLIVSETFLTLTKELGSAGTFLLFAGFSTIGLIFIYFLVPETKGMQFEEVEKLLEKGFRPKLFAPKDTKGKQKIEGSA, from the exons ATGGTGGAAGGGGGAGCACACCCCTCTAGCAAGACAGAGTTCACAGAATGCTGGAAGACAACATGGCGGACGCCTTACATTATGCGCCTCGCGCTCTCTGCCGGCATTGGAGGCCTTCTTTTTGGATATGACACAG GAGTTATTTCTGGGGCGCTGCTATACATTCGTGAGGACTTTGACGAAGTTGACAAGAAAACATGGCTGCAAGAAACCATTGTGAGTATGGCAGTTGCCGGAGCTATCATTGGTGCTGCAATTGGAGGCTGGATGAACGATGCCCTCGGCCGCAAGAAATCGATACTAATAGCAGATGTGGTGTTCTTTGTGGGTGCAATAGTTATGGCAGCAGCTCCGGTTCCTTGGGTGATCATCATTGGAAGAATCATAGTTGGTTTGGGAGTTGGAATGGCTTCCATGACCGCACCCCTTTACATTTCAGAGGCCTCTCCTCATAGAATCAGAGGAGCTCTTGTTAGTACAAACGGTCTTCTCATCACAGGAGGTCAGTTTTTGTCATACCTCATCAATCTGGCATTCACCAAAACTCCTGGAACATGGCGTTGGATGGTTGGAGTCGCCGGTCTTCCAGCTGTGGTTCAGTTTATTTTGATGTTGTCACTCCCTGAATCACCTAGATGGCTCTACAGAGAT AACAAGGCTGATGAAGCTAGGGCCATCTTAGCTAAAATCTATCCTGCAGAAGAGGTTGATGATGAACTGAAGGCGTTGCAAGAATCCGTAGAATTCGAAAAGTCGGAGGAAGGAGCAATTGGGAAAACCATGCTGCAAAAAGTGAAGAGTTGTTTCGGCAACACCGTGGTCCGGAGAGGACTCTATGCAGGGATCACAGTCCAAGTCGCTCAGCAATTTGTGGGTATCAACACTGTCATGTATTACAGCCCATCCATAGTTCAGTTTGCTGGATTCGCATCCAACCAAACGGCTATGGCACTTTCTCTCGTCACTTCTGGCCTCAATGTGGTTGGCACACTCATCAGCATGTGCTTTGTGGATAGATATGGGAGGAGAAGGCTCATGATCATTTCCATGTTCGGAATCATCAGTTGCCTTATCGTGTTAGCTGGAGTGTTCTACTATGCAGCATCTCATTCTCCAACTGTTAGCCATTTGGAATCGAATCACTTCGGCACCAACACTACATGTCCAGCTTATGTTTCTGCTCCTAATCCTGCAGCATGGGACTGCATGACATGCTTGAAATACACAGACTGCGCCTTCTGTTCTATTAGAGGTCAAAAT CTGGCCCCGGGAGCTTGTTTGGCTGCCAATGATCAGATAAGGGGTCAATGTCGTGGAGAACACAGGGTATGGTACTCTAAAGGTTGTCCTAGCAAAATTGGTATCTTAGCAGTCATCTTGTTGGGATTGTACATCATTGTGTACGCACCTGGAATGGGAACTATTCCTTGGATTGTGAACTCTGAGATATACCCATTGAGATACAGAGGCACTGGTGGAGGGATTGCTGCCGTCTCCAACTGGACTGCAAATCTCATAGTGAGTGAGACATTCTTAACCCTCACCAAGGAACTGGGTTCGGCTGGAACTTTCCTCCTATTTGCTGGGTTTTCTACCATTGGACTTATATTCATTTACTTCCTGGTTCCTGAAACCAAAGGAATGCAATTCGAAGAGGTCGAGAAGTTGCTCGAGAAGGGTTTCCGACCCAAGTTATTTGCTCCAAAGGACACCAAAGGCAAGCAGAAAATTGAGGGGTCTGCTTGA
- the LOC101294438 gene encoding inositol transporter 4-like, which yields MEGGHPAASKTEFTECWRTTWKTPYIMRLALSAGIGGLLFGYDTGVISGALLYIREDFDDVNKKTWLQETIVSMAVAGAIFGAAIGGWMNDALGRRKSILCADFVFFVGAIVMAFAPAPWVIIIGRILVGLGVGMASMTSPLYISEASPARIRGALVSTNGFLITGGQFLSYLINLAFTKAPGTWRWMLGVAGVPAVVQFVLMYTLPESPRWLYRKNKIGEARAILEKIYPENEVEDEMRALHESVEMEKAEEGDVGDGIIAKLKGAFSNPVVRRGLYAGITVQVAQQFVGINTVMYYSPTIIQFAGFASNQTALALSLITSGLNVVGTVISMCFVDRYGRRRLMIISMVGIITCLVVLSVVFFEAAAHAPRISNLESTHFGSNSTCPAYVSAHNPTSWNCMTCLKAECGFCANSASAYAPGACVASNDVLKKSCGGENRVWYTKGCPSKVGFFAVILLGLYIIIYAPGMGTVPWIVNSEIYPLRYRGTCGGIAAVSNWSANLIVSETFLTLTHALGSAGTFLLFAGFSLIGLVFIFFLVPETKGLQFEEIEKLLKKGYRPKLFASKNKKTEETKQTEETKQTKSVEL from the exons ATGGAAGGAGGACACCCGGCTGCTAGTAAGACAGAGTTCACTGAGTGTTGGAGAACAACATGGAAGACCCCTTACATTATGCGTCTCGCCCTCTCGGCTGGTATTGGAGGCCTCCTTTTCGGATACGATACAG GTGTGATTTCTGGGGCATTGCTGTACATTCGTGAGGACTTTGATGACGTTAACAAGAAGACATGGCTGCAGGAGACCATTGTGAGTATGGCAGTTGCCGGCGCAATATTTGGTGCCGCTATTGGAGGATGGATGAATGATGCTCTTGGCCGGAGAAAGTCAATCTTGTGTGCAGATTTTGTGTTCTTTGTTGGCGCAATAGTCATGGCTTTTGCACCAGCTCCTTGGGTGATCATAATTGGAAGAATTCTGGTTGGTTTGGGAGTGGGAATGGCTTCTATGACCTCACCACTGTACATCTCAGAAGCGTCTCCTGCTAGAATCCGAGGTGCTCTTGTTAGTACAAACGGTTTTCTAATTACTGGTGGTCAATTTTTGTCATACCTCATCAATCTTGCCTTCACCAAG GCTCCTGGAACCTGGCGTTGGATGCTTGGAGTAGCTGGAGTTCCTGCCGTGGTTCAGTTTGTATTGATGTACACACTCCCAGAGTCCCCAAGGTGGCTCTACAGAAAG AATAAGATAGGTGAAGCCAGGGCTATCTTAGAGAAAATATATCCTGAGAATGAGGTAGAGGATGAAATGAGAGCATTGCATGAATCTGTCGAAATGGAAAAGGCTGAGGAAGGAGATGTTGGTGATGGCATCATAGCAAAACTAAAGGGTGCATTCAGCAACCCTGTGGTCCGAAGAGGACTCTATGCAGGCATAACGGTCCAAGTAGCTCAGCAATTTGTGGGTATCAACACTGTCATGTATTACAGCCCAACCATTATTCAGTTTGCTGGATTTGCTTCCAACCAAACGGCTTTAGCACTTTCTCTCATCACTTCCGGTCTCAATGTTGTTGGCACTGTAATCAGTATGTGCTTTGTGGATAGATATGGAAGGAGAAGGCTTATGATCATTTCTATGGTGGGAATTATCACTTGCCTGGTGGTGTTATCTGTTGTGTTTTTTGAGGCGGCAGCTCACGCTCCTCGTATTAGCAATTTGGAATCCACTCATTTCGGTAGTAACTCTACATGTCCGGCTTATGTGTCTGCCCACAATCCAACCTCATGGAACTGCATGACATGTTTGAAAGCTGAATGTGGCTTCTGTGCTAACAGTGCCTCTGCT TATGCCCCGGGAGCTTGCGTGGCTTCAAATGATGTCTTGAAAAAGTCATGCGGCGGAGAAAATCGTGTATGGTACACAAAAGGGTGTCCAAGCAAAGTTGGATTCTTTGCAGTAATCCTTCTGGGATTGTACATCATTATCTACGCACCTGGAATGGGAACAGTACCGTGGATTGTGAACTCAGAGATATACCCTTTGAGATACAGAGGTACATGTGGAGGGATCGCTGCAGTGTCCAATTGGAGTGCCAATCTGATTGTGAGTGAGACATTTTTAACTCTCACGCATGCTTTGGGTTCTGCGGGCACATTCCTCCTCTTTGCTGGGTTTTCGCTCATTGGACTCGTGTTCATTTTCTTCCTGGTTCCTGAAACCAAAGGGCTGCAATTTGAGGAGATTGAGAAGTTGCTTAAGAAAGGCTACAGACCAAAGTTATTTGCTTCCAAGAACAAGAAAACAGAGGAAACCAAGCAAACAGAGGAAACCAAGCAAACCAAGAGTGTCGAACTTTGA